Part of the Henckelia pumila isolate YLH828 chromosome 2, ASM3356847v2, whole genome shotgun sequence genome is shown below.
taaattgaaattaatatatattatttttaaaatcttaatattgtgaaattttttAGACAATCATGcactttattttaaaaatcaaatactatgaactataaaaaaaaaattgaaagttaGTTAGTGGGTATGTTAGTGGTAGTGGGTATGCACGTGGTGTGTTAATTTAAAAGTGACCATATGAAATTTTAGAATTAATTTAAGTATGTGTATTTAatgtttttacttttattttagttaGCAATGTATGTAATTACAATTTTGAAAGAAAGGTAATTTTGTCAGAATACTTAAAAATACCAAAAGTAGTTAGTATAACCTGTTGTTGCTTTATTAATTGTAATAGATACATCATAAGTAAAAACATGTTCATATCAAGCcgacaatttttttatttattacttAAATACGGCAAATGTCAATACTTGTTTTGTGTTCTTATTTTTGCCTCTAGTTTTACATTTCTAAATTTGACTAATTATAAACATGACCAAAATAAGATAAAACCCGATCCAACACATTGTATATATCACCAATAGTATATATTAGATTAAGGGTGACTCGACTCCCTCTCAACTTTCAAAGTTCAATAATCATGTGCTCTGAATTACAACCATCAAGGCAAAAAGATATCGCAGATTATTAATTTGGCCTCATCTTTACAAAGGTAACAAAGATTCCCACAATAATTAATAACACAAGCATGATCTAAAAAAATCACACTATATACTCTCTGATGCGATCCAACTTGGTCGTTTCATAAACAGGCAAGCCAGTTCTTGAGCAGAAATTCGAGCCGTAATTCGGTAAATCGAACAGATCAGAGCTCGAATCACTCTCCGCTCCATCATGATCATCGGCATCACTGAATTTTCCGACGATCTCTCTTCCTTCtgatgaagaatattcatggaaGCCCCAAGACGAGGCAGATCTCTTACCATGTCCCGAAAACTCAAAGCTGGATCCATTTCTTGAAACTTTCTCCGAAATCCCATTTCTGAAGCTGAATCTCTCATCAATATTAATCCAGGCGTGATCCGTGCTTCTTTTCTCATTATGCAGCTCGTTTTTCACAGAACCAGGCCTGAAATAGTCGCTCTTCGCAAGTTCCTTGCATGATTTCGTGGGAGTTTTAGCATGAGGCGTGGCGAAACCAGAGTTTGAGGCCGAAAAGCTGGACCTCCAATCAGGAACAGAGCTTGCAAAATTATTTGTGAAAGGAAAATGTCCCAAACTGCTTCTTCTTTTTCTCCTCATGAATCCGCCTGCGGGGATTTCGTCTTCGAGATCGCTGATCTTGCCGCCGGATTTCGGCttcgtcttcttcttcttcagagaCTTCTGATTGAACAAAGAATTCAAGAAACTCGCCAGCCTTGCTCCTGGAGAGCTTGGCTgcttgtatttcttgttttccTTCATGATCTGCTTTTCCAGGGAGTGATGATGACGATCATCCTGTGGGATCGAGGAGCTTCTTTTCGGCATGTCCAGGCTCATTCTTGTGCCATTTTTGGTGAAATATTGATCGTATTTGGTGGCGTAGATGTAAGATGGATTCTCATTGGAGCCGGAGAAATACCGCGCCGCCTCGAAAACGTCGAGTTCTCCGGAACGATTCCTCCATTGGAATGGATTCCTGCACGATTCTGATGAAGAAAGGGCGCCTGTGGCGACGGACATTGGTGTGAGTGGAAATGTACGATGATGTTTGGAGAGCATTCAAGATGATATGAAGTATAAATTGAGCATATAAGAGGGAGACCTTGTTTAGGTGTTTGAAATGATTGAGAATATTGGTGTAAAGGGTCTATTTTTATAGCAAATACATAGCAAACCAATAATTATACAGTGAAAGTCCACAATGACAAAAGCGTGTTGGTAAGGTCTGAGGTGACGTGTGAAGAAATtttccagcgttgcgggttcgatcctcatGCATATGAAGCATATTCCCTGCTAaaatattgtggggtatgcTTTGGGGGTTGACCATGTTGCTCCCTCCCTCCCTCAGGTtcctgccgctcgtgcacatccctcaaTTTAACCATCACATGAGTCAATGAGCATCTGACTCATGTGGAAAATAGATCCCCTTTGAGATCAACCcttttaaataattatacaGTCAAAATTACAATTTTGACACTGTATACCCGTCTCTCTGTTTTTGTCAAATTTCCTTCTTCATCTATTATCTGGCCTGTTTTGCAATTTTAGTCAGCATATTGATGACTTGATGTTCACGTAGCGTTCAAATGTCACGTCATCACTCTCGATAAAAATAGTAAATTCGCTAAAAATGAAATAGTCTAAAAGTCAATTATGATAACCCAAATCACTAAAATAGTAAATAGACAAATATAAAAGGCGAGAGTTGCAATTTACTCAATTATaatatgtttaattaattagttgCATGAAGGCATAATTAAATGctttaatttttctaaatttttttattgacaAGGAGGGACATATGTGACATTAACATTAAATAAACCACAACCATACGATGCAAAATTAAACTTATATCATTGTTGTTGAACATGTACTATGTATAATTATTTATGTTCCTCTTGGTTGGTGAGAACCCACTTtaactttaattaattaaataaagtccttttctttcttttgtgtTGTACACACATATAGGTTTTCTTCCATATTCATTTGCTTGTTTTGTGTTGTTTTCCTTTCCGTGGTTGCattgtatataaatatacatacatGTTTTGCTAGAATTGGCAATTTATtggttttaatttattttcatatagtATTCAAGATATTTGTCTGAATTAACAAATATCCCGATATCTAGCAAAAAACTGTCTAGTGGCCAAAATGTCCTACGCTTGTCTAAGGGATACACTTCTATTTGTGAGAGAGAAGTTATGTCTATTTTGAAGGACAATTTTAAGTGGTTCAATATCACCGTCCTCGTCGCACTTCAAATGGGTACCTTAGCTAGTTGGTTAAATAGGTAAGCGCTTAACAAATAATATGGACTTCGATTACGTCTATCGATAATTTTTCGCATAAACCTGTTGCACAAGATTTATCTAATATATATTGAATAATATCAGCAGCAAGTTTTCACATCGTAAATAAAGATCTTCTGCGCCATCTAGACCTAAAAATCATTAGAATGAGAATCCTGGTTATGTTATGCGTTGTTTATTGGATTTTGACGGCTCGAAGCAGATCACTCTTTTCACGAAGATCGAAGCATATGTTTCTAGACTCTTATATATATGCCTTATTATTCCCGTGTCATGACATACCGTATATTGGGTATGTGACCACATTGTTATTTTTGTCACACCGGTGTTTTTATCTGTTCATGAACAAAATATTTGTTCgtattttgtatataaaattttgatactatggattaaaaaaaaagaaaaaaaagaaaagggagTGGGCAAGACAATAAAGTGTGTTGTGTTTGATGGGGAGCAAAGAAAGCTGTGTTTTCTTGGATGCTCATCCTTTGTAGTACCTGTTTTCGTTTGGTAGGGCTTAGTTTTCAAGTGGTGTGGGCAATGAGTTCAATTTTAACTTGTCAATCCCTTTAATTTTGGCTTGTGGGTGTGCACTTGCTTTTATATCACTTTACAaagtgtaatttttatttttaattgttagAATTTTCCCGATTTGATCATTGATGAGAATCTTAAAAAAGGAGGTGTATCTATAAAATGGACCACATCTTAACATATTTTAATCATTCTACGTACATATTATACGTGgataaattatcattcaaatcGACATACATGAGTTTTTGTGTTATATTAGAAATTAAGaatttttagatgtttttataagatttttttaaagttaaatAAACTTATAAATTTTGTTATGTTGGTCGAGCATCTTTCATCAGAGCCGTCTCCAAAATATTAGAGGTCCTAGGCAAATATTTAGGGAAGAGagctatataatttttttaattaaatatcgaTACAATCACTtcatctaaaaatcaaaatttcaaatttttgtaactaaaaataataacataaacaactgaatcaaaatataaaaaaaataaaactaaaacaaaaaaaaactcgattaattctcaaatctcattaGTCAGAGATGAATTAATGTATAATACAAATAGAATAAGAATCTCCAAATTAAGGAagcataaataatatatttttgtcacaacaaatttgataaaatataaattataatttaaatattaacttAAACAAGGAATAATTATAATCTAATTAAGTAAAAATCATTCTCAATGTCGAATAAGCAAATTACAAGATTTTAGTATACCGagatcaaaaattaaatcaattaaaaaaatcaaccgCAGTACAAAAATAGACAAATAAAtctcattcaataaataaacGAAAGCTGATTGGCCCATTTGAATAATCTAACTCATTTGAGTGGATCAATTTAACgaaaaaaaatagatttttgtttaaatagaaagaaatatttttttactaaaTAAATGATGTAAAAAAGTACAAAAAATTGACCacgattttgaattttaaacaaaatacaTAGATTAacgtaatattttaaatatataaaaaataatacttaaaaaatttaaaaaaaaaatttgaggcCCCCGCCTAGGCGGCCTCCCCTTGGAGCCGGCACTGTCTTTCATAATTCCAATAATACCATTTCAATCCCAAAAAATTAGACTATCCTATCTCACATTTCTCTTTCCATTGTAAGTTAAAGTTACAATGTAAGTTGTAACACGGTCTTTTGGATTTACATACGTGAGATATTGGATCGAATCATTTCATATTTTCAATGAAACTTagtatttttgacataaaaagtgATACTTTTTCATGAGTCGGCTCGGGTAATAGATGACTAGGGATGGGTTTTCGGTAtacaacataaaaaatattggtatgaaaaaaattcatatcggtaccgatatcgaaattctaaaattttgatgtggaaaaaatccatattgatatcgtatagataccgaaaaaaaattcgatataccaaaatgtctatatatcgaaaaaatttcggtacgatatctcAAAAAGTCGATATTTTGGCTCGGTATCCCAATCCTTTATAGATATGTGAAAAACCTCATAAGAGTTTTTTGTATATCTTTTATTCGTGTcgtttaaatttcaaaaataactttcatttaaaaaaaaaactactatTCTTCTCCATTTTTTACGGGCCACAGTACAATCTTCTTGGAATCTTGGATGGTTCGTGCTAGTTATAATCTCAAGTGCCCTTATTTCAGTTGTCGTTAAGTCAACAAGTACAAGTTCAATTTATGCTACACCAGATGTGTTTAGGATTCAcaaaaaatatcgaaatgtcATCATACTGCCTTTATCGTTccgaaaaaaaaccaaaaatatcgaaaatttcggtataccttaaatttcgatacggtatgataccgtaccaaaattttcggtacgatatcgatataagatttttgaattttcggtATATCGGAAAAAATCGGTATTCACGttatcggtatgataccgtgtataccgatatttttttaaaaaaatagtataaaaaaatcggtatactCGGTATCATACCGACACCATACCGAATTTCgatattcggtacggtatcgatatggatttatgtcataccgaaatttcggtataccggcaTGTCGGTATATCGAAATTTTCAGTATGGTATCGGTATcgaaaatttcgaaaatttcggtacggaaTGCggtattcggtacggtatgcggtataccgtaccgaaccaCCCTTAGATGCGTTATATTTTAATACAAGAATATCAATTAATCTTCTTGTAAACCACACAATATTTTTACTTGAATTAGAAAAATTCGCTGATATTCTTGTATTAAAACATATACATACATCAATATAACACATCTGATAAAACATAGACTCAATTCGAATGTGCGTGCACCTTCGACAGCAAATCAACATCAGCTAAAAAGTCGCATTTCCGACAGTGCAATCCTTAACATGACTAGCCATTTTTATCTACAACATTATAAGTGGTCCCAAAACAAAAGCCACTAatgtaaaatataaaataatgttTAAGGTCACAAAATTGACAACACGAATATCTTCTTCAATTTTTcagtatttgtttttttttggtaaTAATTGCATTTTTTGGGAGAGGTTCGTACACTAACAATACTATTCTTAGCTTGATTGATGGAGATTAGGAATATTAGTTGACCTATTGTCATATTATTATTCATTCTCGAGCTAAAATCGATTAGATTATTGAGATTAGTACAAGATGGGAGGTTACATATATTCTTGAATCATTCGACTTTTTCTACCTTGATATGATTCTCTTATTTAGatggattttatttaatttatgtaaGTTAAACAAGCTAGTCGAACTTGAGCTTGCTCGGTATGAccgaaaatttttatatatttaattagaaACAATAATTTACTGTGAAAGTAATATAAGAATGACACTGAAGTAAGAtctattttatcatttaaaatatttgagttataACATAATCGTATATGCTATTActtttagtaaaatatatattcGGCTTTACTCTTAAGTCTCTTACAATTGGTATTAGTAATTAAGTCATTGTTTCATACCAATAAGTCACTAATTAATGCTATAAATATTTGGAGGGTATTATAGGAAGATTGTCTATGATAGAATTAGAGCAATCAAGACTAGAGGtgattttttcggtataccgtactaaaaatatttgtatgaaaaaattcatattgataCCGATAacgaaatttcaaaattttggtatggaaaaaatacatattgataccgtatagataccaaaaaaattttggtataccgaaaaaatgtctgtatatcgaaaaaatttcggtacgatatgccgaaaattcgatattttAGTTCGGTATGACAGCCCTAATCAAGACATGAAGTTTGacatgttatacatttttaaatatttgagttgtgCTGTTATAATCGATTATACGTAGTTTTTTTTGATAAAACTATAAAAATCGAATCCTACAAATTTCGACGATGGGATTCATAATTAATCTAGCTTTAGAATTTTATGCTGGTGTAACAAGAAATTcgaaagtgtttttttttaaaaaaataaaataaaataaaatgtaatgTATGATAAGATTGGCAAAAAATTTGGTCATGCCTATCCTCCTATCCTCTATGAACTCCTAGTGGAACATAGAGATAGCGTGATCGCTTAGGTGGAGCCGTCAACCCTAGCTAAGGGAACAACTTACAAGGCTTGTAAACATACAAGCCATTATGGATTGATTAATGCACAAATAAAATCTATGAATTATTTCATCAAATTAGCTGGAAAAAAATTGTTTCTATGTGACCTCtctcaagataatttttttttttaaaaaaaaattggttatttCATGAAGTTGAGGTAGGGAAGTCATACATTTTTTTTTGCGAGGAACATTTAAATTTGATATCTCTATTTTTTTTACCCTCGAAAGTAACATATAGATACTACTCATTTCTATCAAATTATCATTGTTCAAATGTATAATAAGCTAAGAGACAGAGCTAGCTTGAACCAAAATGATTGCAAGGATGACTATCCAGATTGATTTAACCGAGAGGAATCATTCTTCATGAACTTAACTTGCCACATGAGATTTGGCCCATCAATTCAGTAGTTAAGATGAACCGATCGCTCCATCGACCAATGGATGCCGGACATGTGTCGCCGTCTTATAATATTGCCAACCTAGCTTGTGTCTTCATCTCCCCTAAAACTCGATCTAATCTTAGTGTGACATTTAAGACATTGTTTGGTTGTTCTCTTTACCTATGCACCAAGCATTTAAAGGCAAGATTTATGGCCATTGTTACCCCTTGAGTCCCATCTCTTGCCATTATATGTTTCCAAATCTTGTGTGCTTCTGAAAATCATGATTCAGAATAAATGGATattacatgtttttttttttgaaagagatATTAGATGTTTGTTGAACAAAAACAATATTGTTCAGTATCGGAGATGtcgtaaataaaaattttcttcTAAATTTGTAACCATTTGGTTCATAAATGTCATTAAATCTGGTGTAAAAAAAgatcttgaaatattttttccttGATAACACCCAATAAAGTTGGATCTAGGTGGGGCCCAAACAGTGCAATGTTTCATACTCGGTTATATCGATACTACCTCAATCGAACAGTGCTCGAATAGGGATCTAAcgacttaatttttttttgtacgcGAGATGTTCACATAGGCGGGGCCCAAACAGTGCAATGTTTCATACTCAGTTCTATCGATGCAACCCAATTCGAACAGTGCCCGAATAGAGATTCAATGATTCTATTTTTTGCACGCAAGATGTTCATAGATGAACACATGATCATCTTgcgtgcaaaaaaaaaaaaaatactgtcAGATTTAGCACGTGAACAATACCCATGTGCTAGCATAGATTCTCCTGTGATAATATATCGACAGAACTCTTGTACTCCTATCAGATGTAGAGCATCCGAAGTATTGTCAAATGTCAAATTCCGCTATATtggctattttatttttttaatgatgttCCATGTTTCATTATGTTTAAACAGATCCTTGGTAAATTCTTTCCACTAATGTGATAACAATGTGAAatccatatttttttttcataattagTAAACTTGTTTGCAAATCATGTTTGATTTATGTAGTAtttgcaacttttaaaaataaatgattgCAACCTTTATAATCACGTATTtgtagaggttgcaaacactatctTTATTGACACTCTTTTTCAGTCTTATTCtattacttatatatatatatctatatctatatatatatatagaggagAGTGTTACCTATTTAATTATCTACTAGACAATAATGCCCATTTTAATTGTTTTCCTTATATAATATAACATTTTTATTTAccttaaataacttaaaactataTTTTGTATgtcaataaaaaattataacattttaaaattttatcttaatttttaagatacataaaaataataataaaaatcttaGTTTAGTCTTGAATACTATAACTCAAGTTTTAGTAGgaacataaaaaatttatcattCAATTTTATCACAAAATATGTAGAATATTTAGGTGTAAAATTTTTGATTGTCACAATCTTATATAAGAAATATGACTATTATTCAAAAGCTTAATTTTAagattaatattatttatcacatttattgattaatatatttttattttaaaatttctcaaaatgaataataaaatatatagattAATTTTAATAGTTTATTTATGTCAACATAAATGAATGAAATTcagataatatttaattttataataactATATTATCATTAGTGGAATCTTTTTTACACCTTTGATGTATTTTTCGTTCGAAAAATTCGGATAGTTTGTCGTGTTCACTTAAAACCCAAACTCAATGCAAATATTTTGGGACAGATATTGGGTAGAAATTTCTACCTGATCGGGTCATTTAGGTatcgatttatttaatttttaaatttttttattaaaatgataaataatattataaagttaattaaaataaattgttgttttttagttatatattttagtCAAGGATGCTAATATATTAatgtttttgtattttttgtttaattatatttttaattaacaaaaaatttatataaatgcaatgtaataattttttaaaaagaatcaGGAAGTACCCAAACCGAAATAACCCGATTCCAAAATTCTCGACCCGACCATGTTTAccttaatttataaaaatactaaaacgtaaaaaataatataatttttagttttattatttagtatatttcatatattattataagaCTTAATCTGAATTTGACActtgagtttttaaaaaataagaatttgataattcaaaGTTTTCTTATATCTcaattattttatgtattttttttttctaaaaacatgattaaatatttaatattaatgttatatttttaatttttttttcttgttttgaatcatttttttttctttcggtACATGACAAAATTTGTGTgccaatttttaaaatattatagttTTAGTTATTGGCGTACAAAAGAATTGTAATTGAACTTTTTATgataaatacaaatattataatatacggAAAGTATAGATAATGGTAATATTGACTAATAATTAAATAGATAATTTGGAGTGCTATTAACATtttttggagtgtaaataacactatatatatatatatatatatatatatatatatatatatatattagtctTTGTTCGATGATATAATGAAGTGTATAGTGTTAGGGTAACattattaatgaaaaataactaaaattgtcaaaaatcggAAGATATTGAAATTCGAATTTGACTGCATAAAAATAAAGaaccaaaattataaaataacaaatatataatcgaaaatatgatttttcctATTTATTTTATGACAAAGGTCAATAATTTTTAGCATAAGATAAATTAATTTAGAGATGGATGGAATTGGGCCTTTGTAGCCTTGTAGGAATTAAAAAATGTACAAGAGCCCGTAAGAACGAAATGAAACATACATATATTGAACGACAACCCTCGCATAAGAGTATGCATAATGGTGAGATAATGGTGAGATAAGTTGACGTGATAAAAGTTGGTATTTCATTGCATGATGATGTCAGCAATGATAAATTCATTGTTGGGTTTTGCGAGTGTGAGATGATGTTGTGGAGAACatgttgaaatattaattttcttattttattaaatataaaattttatttaaacacaaaataaatttgcacaattaaaagaaataaatttacacataattaaaatttacatgttttatgcaatttttttttaaaattctttaaaaaaatttctattttttttaaaaaattgaaggCAAAATAATATTGATCATTGATCTACAACAACCAAATCATCTCATCCActctttaatatttaatttaaaaatattttattattaattttattttaaaaaattttaaaattatttttaataatttaaaactacCAGATTAAATCTGGTCGTTTGATCTCTAACATCCAGATAGATCAAcgaactattttatttttttaattaaaaaatttcgaTAGACATCCTCAATCGTTGGACATGGCCTAATTAATTCCcggtattatatatatactaggaaAAAATGCACACGCTTTGCGTgtggaaaataaaaaattttatatgtatttttttagaaaaaaacaaAGAATGAAACGAATGGAAAGTTTTTTGTGAGTAGTAATAGAAAAGGGTAATCATGGAATTATGAAATTTTGGTGTCCTCGGGATGATTATTCTAATAGCTTCatctttaatatatatatatatatacagtttTGCTATGGTGAGCAACCACCGTGAGCACTTCTATGAGCACCGTTGATGTGACATCTTATGCATCCAATAGATGAATGTCACGTAGGTACatgctcacagaagttctcacGGTGGTTGCTCACCATggcaaaattgtatatatatatatagagtaatGCTCAGCTGTCCAACCATGTTCTCCCACTTggtccgcgaccactaaaacccggtagtgggttttagtggtttttttttttgtttttttgcatcactaaaacccactgcCGAGTTTTAGTAGTCGCAGACCAAATGGAAAaacatggttgggcagctgaaaattcctatatatatatatatatatatatatatatatatatatatatagcttgtACAGTGGTTTCTTTTTCCTTGTATTGCATAAAATACTTATATAGCTTGTACAGTTAGAACAATTTTGTGAAATATGAAAAGAACTTCCCACCATTGTTCTTCGTTCCCTCTTCGTCTATATCCTTTAACATGGTATCATGATACTTTTTCTCATGTGGCTAAGATTGGAACTGTTCGTTGCTTATTGAGTGTTGCTGCCATTTTTTATTGGCCCTTGTATCAAATGAATGTCACCAATGTTTTTTTTGCAAGGTGATCTTGATGAGGAGATTTACATGGCCATTCCTCAAGGCTTTGGTAATCAGGGGGATTCATCAAATACCAAATTTATCAATTACTCAAATCCCTTTATGGCCTTTAAACAAGCCTCACGACAATGGAATATAAAGTTTGCTTCTATTATGGCCAATGCTAGTTTTAGTCGGTCAAAGCATGATCATTCGttattttttaagaaagatGGTGAGTTCATCACTTTGTTGCtagtttatgttgatgatattgtcATTTATGGAAATCATGAGGCCTCCATTTTGGCTCTTAAAAAGCATTTGCATGCTGCCATTCATATTAAAGACTTGGGGAATTTAAGATATTTTTTAGGCATTGAGGTGGCCCattccaagaaagaaatttgtCTCAATCAGATAAATATGCACTGGAATTAATATTTGATATGGGGCTAGCTGGAGCAAAAGTTTTTGAAACACCTATGAAGCAGAACTTGAAACTGACTTCAACAGAACTTGATACATACAACAAGGAAGCTagttttgatgatatattgctaGAAAATACAGAGGAATATCGACGACTGATAGGAAGATTGTTTTATCTAACTATTACTCGTTCAAATATTTGTTTTGTTGTACAAGCATTAAGTCAATTTATGAGCAATCCAAAGACGTCTCATATGGATGCAACCATTAGAATTTTGAAGTACTTGAAAAATGCACCAGGCCTTGGGTTTCTGCTATCCTCTCAAAGTCCATTTACATTGAATGcatattgtgactcagattggGCTACATGTCCAATGAGCAGGAAGTCTATAACTGGCTATTGCATCAAACTAAGAGATTGTTTACTATCTTGGAAGACAAAAAAACAATCCACGGTGTCAAGGTCTTCAGCTGAGGCAGAATACAGAGTGATGGCTACTACTACATGTGAGATTGCCTAGATTGTTGAGATATTGAAGGATATAGGATTGAAGTTAAAGTCACCTGTTATCATTGTGACAACAAAACAACAATGCAAATAACTGCAATCCACTATTTCACAAAAGAACAAAGCATATCAAAATAGATTGTCATTTGGTGAGGGAAAAGATTCAAGAAAAAAGCTCATAAAGACAGACTATGGTTCCACTACTGAGCAACCAACAGATGTTTTCACGAAGGCTCTAGGTAAGAGCCAACATCATTATTTATTGTCCAAGCTTGGTATGTCGAACATATTCCAAGCTTGAAGGGGAGTATTAAGAGTTGCTAGTTAGAGTTCGCAAAAGCGTG
Proteins encoded:
- the LOC140884657 gene encoding protein BIG GRAIN 1-like E, whose amino-acid sequence is MLSKHHRTFPLTPMSVATGALSSSESCRNPFQWRNRSGELDVFEAARYFSGSNENPSYIYATKYDQYFTKNGTRMSLDMPKRSSSIPQDDRHHHSLEKQIMKENKKYKQPSSPGARLASFLNSLFNQKSLKKKKTKPKSGGKISDLEDEIPAGGFMRRKRRSSLGHFPFTNNFASSVPDWRSSFSASNSGFATPHAKTPTKSCKELAKSDYFRPGSVKNELHNEKRSTDHAWINIDERFSFRNGISEKVSRNGSSFEFSGHGKRSASSWGFHEYSSSEGREIVGKFSDADDHDGAESDSSSDLFDLPNYGSNFCSRTGLPVYETTKLDRIREYIV